The following are encoded together in the Sediminitomix flava genome:
- a CDS encoding MATE family efflux transporter: MKNTKASNLENRRVGFRDYISQYKRIMALGLPVLLAQAGQIMVGIVDNVMIGHIGETELAAASFTNTIFNIALIFGMGFSFAMTPIIGMAKGEENDKAVDSGLWNGMIANLAIGVVLTLAMLLLSLGVNHMGQPESILPMAKEYLYILILSLMPLMFFYASKQFSEGISDTKTSMQIILTANVFNIIGNYLLIYGKFGFPELGLAGAGWATTASRFLMALLYIIVFLKRKSYQKYTLALSPTLTAKKEIKKAFQLGLPIGGQLVMVASAFGMTTIMMGWLGETALAAHQVVISLSTLGFMIYQGVSVSTTIEVSNGYGRKDLEGMSTSVKASVHIIILLALLSASIFYTFREQLPSFYTNELGVIAQAIPFMMILAIYQLPDALSIIYQAALRGVADVKVPAMITFISYFIIGIPSSYLLAFKFDMGPSGIWWGLPIGLSIAAILEGCRYYLIMRRLEYRKIGEKVAA; encoded by the coding sequence GTGAAGAATACAAAAGCATCAAATTTGGAGAATCGAAGAGTAGGATTTCGTGATTACATTTCTCAATATAAAAGAATCATGGCATTAGGACTTCCTGTGTTGTTGGCACAAGCAGGGCAAATCATGGTCGGTATTGTAGATAATGTAATGATTGGGCACATAGGAGAGACGGAACTTGCGGCTGCTTCTTTCACCAATACGATCTTCAATATTGCGCTAATCTTCGGTATGGGTTTTTCATTTGCTATGACTCCGATTATCGGGATGGCCAAAGGAGAAGAAAATGACAAAGCTGTCGATTCTGGACTTTGGAATGGAATGATTGCCAATCTAGCAATTGGTGTGGTTCTTACTTTAGCAATGCTCTTACTTTCTTTGGGAGTTAACCACATGGGACAACCCGAAAGTATTTTACCAATGGCTAAAGAATACCTCTACATTCTGATTCTTTCACTGATGCCACTGATGTTCTTTTATGCTAGCAAGCAATTCTCTGAAGGAATTTCGGATACAAAAACTTCTATGCAGATCATTCTGACGGCAAACGTTTTCAATATCATTGGTAACTACCTATTGATTTATGGTAAGTTCGGTTTCCCAGAATTAGGGTTAGCTGGGGCAGGATGGGCGACAACTGCTTCTCGTTTCTTAATGGCACTCTTATACATCATTGTATTCTTAAAAAGAAAATCATATCAAAAATATACTTTAGCACTAAGTCCGACTCTAACTGCTAAAAAAGAGATCAAGAAAGCATTCCAATTGGGCTTACCTATTGGAGGGCAACTTGTAATGGTGGCATCTGCATTCGGGATGACTACAATTATGATGGGCTGGCTAGGAGAAACAGCTTTAGCTGCTCACCAAGTTGTGATTAGTCTTTCTACGCTTGGCTTTATGATTTATCAAGGAGTGAGTGTGAGTACAACTATAGAAGTGAGTAATGGATATGGAAGAAAAGATTTGGAAGGTATGTCAACTTCAGTAAAAGCTTCAGTACATATCATTATTCTATTGGCATTATTGTCTGCTAGTATTTTCTATACCTTCAGAGAACAATTGCCAAGCTTCTACACAAACGAGCTTGGAGTGATTGCACAAGCAATTCCTTTCATGATGATTCTTGCAATTTATCAACTTCCTGATGCATTGAGTATCATTTATCAAGCAGCATTAAGAGGAGTTGCAGATGTAAAGGTACCTGCTATGATTACCTTTATCTCTTATTTCATAATAGGGATTCCGAGCAGTTACTTACTAGCTTTCAAATTTGATATGGGACCTTCAGGTATTTGGTGGGGCTTGCCAATTGGGTTAAGTATTGCGGCTATTTTGGAAGGTTGCAGATACTACTTAATTATGCGTAGGCTAGAATATCGTAAAATAGGAGAAAAAGTAGCAGCCTAA
- a CDS encoding histidine phosphatase family protein: MIKEIYLIRHGQTEMNKLGFVQGSIDTNLDETGRKQAEDFFKTYQDVPFDKIYTSKLKRTKQSLDGFIQKGIPFQQLYGLNEISWGEKEGRALTDADNDYYNQMIEEWDNGNYDFPAGKGGESPAQVQSRQITAWEYLMSNMHEERILVAMHGRAIRILLSYLMDTPLSEMNQYKHQNLCLYIIQYDTETDEYTIVEANKIDHLQNSSLPI, translated from the coding sequence ATGATAAAAGAAATTTACCTTATACGCCACGGACAAACTGAGATGAATAAACTCGGTTTTGTACAAGGTTCCATAGATACCAATCTTGATGAGACTGGGAGAAAACAAGCTGAAGATTTCTTCAAAACCTACCAAGATGTCCCTTTTGATAAAATCTATACTTCAAAACTCAAACGCACAAAGCAGAGCCTTGATGGCTTTATTCAAAAAGGAATTCCATTCCAACAATTATATGGTCTGAACGAAATCAGTTGGGGAGAGAAAGAAGGTCGTGCTCTTACCGATGCTGATAACGATTATTACAACCAAATGATTGAGGAGTGGGACAATGGAAATTATGATTTCCCTGCAGGTAAAGGAGGAGAGTCTCCAGCACAAGTGCAATCACGTCAGATTACCGCTTGGGAGTACCTCATGTCTAATATGCATGAAGAACGTATTTTGGTAGCAATGCATGGTAGAGCTATCCGAATTTTATTGAGCTATCTGATGGATACACCTCTTTCTGAGATGAACCAGTATAAGCATCAGAATTTGTGTTTGTATATCATCCAGTATGATACGGAAACAGACGAGTACACAATCGTTGAAGCCAATAAGATAGATCACCTTCAAAACTCTTCTTTACCAATCTGA
- a CDS encoding hotdog fold thioesterase, protein MFNPHLTAEKLNDNHNNMVGHIGIKFTEVSDGCLKATMPVDHRTKQPMGLLHGGASAVLAETLGSVGALCYIDMATQAPVGLEINCNHIKSAREGFVTGTATPIHLGKRTHVWEIKIHDEDENLICISRMTVAIIDKK, encoded by the coding sequence ATGTTTAATCCACATTTAACTGCCGAAAAGCTTAACGACAATCATAATAATATGGTTGGGCATATCGGAATAAAATTTACAGAAGTCTCAGACGGTTGTTTGAAAGCCACTATGCCCGTAGATCATAGAACAAAACAGCCTATGGGTTTATTACATGGAGGGGCTTCGGCTGTATTGGCTGAAACCTTAGGTAGTGTTGGCGCTTTATGCTACATAGACATGGCTACACAAGCTCCTGTTGGGCTAGAAATCAACTGCAACCATATAAAAAGTGCTAGGGAAGGTTTTGTAACTGGAACAGCCACTCCTATTCATTTGGGAAAAAGAACACATGTTTGGGAAATCAAAATTCATGATGAAGATGAAAATCTGATTTGCATCAGCCGTATGACGGTAGCCATCATTGACAAAAAATAG
- a CDS encoding chorismate-binding protein has protein sequence MAQTIFDSFIGQHTSPSTLMKRILQTAYTLDLPIALWRMPKEEDQHLIIDLSGTPTTIDGELEKLDAGFILAPFYAEGEEQLYLHADLHFNINQKALTEGNRSFVIGSEEHRMKEVFLQKLEENLKSEDKNEDVPYHVGSESIHSLSKEQHLALVEKGISKIKEGEFNKVVLSRSKQTALPASFNVIQMFEKLCSSYKNAFVSFTSIPEIGTWIGATPETLLSVDAQQIFRTMSLAGTQARNGLNDMSRAMWSQKEIEEQAMVSRYIINCFKKIRVREYEERGPKTVPAGNLLHLCSYFAVDTDEINFPELGSVMLKLLHPTSAICGMPLKPSREFILKEEGYDRSFYAGFLGPINMEQHTHIFVNLRCAQLLAKKAILYAGGGITADSIPEKEFQETEIKMDTMLKIIES, from the coding sequence ATGGCACAAACGATATTTGATTCATTCATAGGACAACACACTTCGCCATCGACTTTGATGAAGCGTATTTTGCAAACTGCATATACTCTTGATCTACCGATAGCACTATGGCGAATGCCCAAAGAAGAAGATCAACATTTAATCATTGACCTTTCAGGAACTCCAACAACCATAGATGGAGAACTTGAAAAGTTAGATGCTGGATTTATTCTAGCGCCTTTTTATGCAGAGGGGGAGGAACAATTATACCTTCATGCCGATCTTCATTTCAATATCAATCAGAAAGCCCTCACAGAAGGGAATAGAAGTTTTGTGATTGGTAGTGAAGAGCATCGTATGAAAGAGGTTTTCCTTCAAAAACTTGAAGAGAACCTCAAATCAGAAGATAAAAATGAAGATGTTCCTTATCATGTAGGCTCTGAAAGTATTCATAGTCTTTCAAAAGAACAGCACCTAGCGTTAGTTGAAAAAGGAATTTCTAAGATCAAAGAAGGTGAATTCAACAAAGTGGTATTATCGCGTAGCAAGCAAACAGCATTACCTGCTAGCTTCAACGTAATCCAGATGTTTGAGAAACTCTGCTCTTCTTATAAAAACGCTTTCGTTTCTTTTACCTCAATTCCTGAAATCGGGACTTGGATTGGTGCTACACCAGAGACACTTTTGAGCGTAGATGCTCAACAAATTTTCAGAACCATGTCTTTGGCTGGTACACAAGCTCGTAACGGACTCAATGATATGTCAAGAGCGATGTGGTCTCAGAAAGAGATTGAGGAGCAAGCCATGGTGAGTCGATATATCATCAATTGCTTTAAGAAAATTAGAGTAAGAGAGTATGAAGAACGAGGTCCGAAAACTGTTCCAGCAGGAAACCTTCTTCACCTTTGTTCTTATTTTGCAGTAGATACAGATGAAATCAACTTTCCAGAACTTGGAAGTGTAATGCTAAAATTACTTCATCCAACTTCTGCGATTTGTGGAATGCCTCTTAAACCTTCCCGAGAATTTATCTTGAAAGAAGAAGGATATGATCGATCATTCTACGCAGGGTTCTTAGGTCCTATAAACATGGAACAACATACACACATCTTTGTAAATCTGAGATGTGCACAGCTTTTAGCAAAGAAAGCTATCTTGTATGCAGGAGGTGGTATCACTGCCGACTCTATTCCTGAGAAAGAGTTCCAAGAAACAGAAATCAAAATGGACACAATGTTAAAAATCATTGAATCGTAA
- a CDS encoding ribose-phosphate pyrophosphokinase, with product MASVKLFSATGTEYLAEKIAHAYGKPLGKVTKQTFSDGEISVHFNESVRGCDVFLIQSTCPPAENLMELLLMIDAAKRASASTITVIMPYYGYARQDRKDKPRVAIGAKLVADMLRTAGATRVVTCELHADQIQGFFDIPVVHLQCSPIFVPYIESLNLDNLIFAAPDVGGSKRARAYAKYFKSDIVICDKYRERANEVASMQVIGDVEGKDVILVDDLIDTAGTMCSAADIIMKKGAKSVRAICVHPVLSGPAYERIENSVLTEMVVADTLPVKDVTDKINVLTVAELFAKAIRKIQDHESISSLFI from the coding sequence ATGGCCTCAGTAAAACTCTTCTCCGCAACCGGAACAGAATATTTAGCCGAAAAAATCGCGCATGCCTATGGCAAGCCGCTTGGCAAAGTAACAAAACAAACTTTCAGTGACGGGGAAATCTCTGTACACTTCAACGAATCAGTTAGGGGATGTGACGTATTCTTGATTCAGTCTACTTGTCCTCCTGCTGAAAACTTGATGGAACTCTTGTTGATGATTGATGCCGCAAAAAGAGCATCTGCTTCAACAATCACGGTAATCATGCCATATTACGGTTACGCTCGACAAGACCGTAAGGACAAACCAAGAGTCGCTATTGGGGCAAAATTGGTAGCAGATATGCTACGTACTGCAGGAGCTACTCGTGTAGTTACTTGTGAGCTTCACGCTGACCAGATCCAAGGATTCTTCGACATTCCTGTAGTTCACCTACAATGTTCACCGATCTTTGTACCATACATCGAGAGCTTGAACTTGGACAACTTGATCTTTGCTGCGCCAGACGTAGGGGGTAGTAAAAGAGCAAGAGCTTACGCGAAGTATTTCAAATCAGACATCGTGATCTGTGACAAATACCGTGAAAGAGCAAATGAAGTTGCTTCTATGCAAGTAATTGGTGATGTAGAAGGTAAAGACGTTATCCTTGTAGATGACCTTATTGATACTGCAGGTACTATGTGTAGTGCAGCAGACATCATCATGAAAAAAGGTGCTAAGAGTGTAAGAGCAATCTGTGTACACCCAGTACTTTCAGGACCTGCATACGAAAGAATTGAAAACTCTGTATTGACAGAAATGGTAGTAGCTGATACACTACCTGTAAAAGACGTTACAGATAAGATTAATGTATTGACAGTGGCTGAATTGTTTGCAAAAGCAATCCGTAAGATTCAAGATCACGAATCTATCAGCTCATTGTTTATTTAG
- a CDS encoding DUF5522 domain-containing protein has protein sequence MKTQPNSTQKAPLEEGKDYYIENGLYVFTASYHSKRGYCCKNGCRHCPYGKKPEVKNNTDKS, from the coding sequence ATGAAAACACAACCGAATTCAACACAAAAAGCACCATTGGAAGAGGGGAAGGATTATTACATAGAAAATGGGCTGTATGTTTTTACGGCTTCCTACCACTCTAAAAGAGGCTATTGCTGTAAAAATGGATGCCGCCATTGCCCTTACGGAAAGAAACCAGAAGTAAAAAACAACACAGATAAAAGTTAG
- the cobT gene encoding nicotinate-nucleotide--dimethylbenzimidazole phosphoribosyltransferase — MKKFQIKAAHRELLDAIDNKIDNKTKPIRSLGKLEDMARKVAMVQNTLQPELKNPHMLIFAADHGIAEEGVSAYPSEVTQQMVHNFLNDGAAINVFSRQNDMKIKVVNAGVNHDFTPNDKLLDYSVGKGTKNMLYGAAMNTLEFSEAIDKGVRIINELHEEGCNVVGFGEMGIGNTSSAALLMSALCHLPIEQCVGRGTGVTDGQFKHKLRILKAAQSANPVEKDNPVSVLKTFGGFEIVMMCGAMLRAAELKMLILVDGFISSSAFLGGFVSYPYLKDYAIFTHQSNESGHRKMLEYIGAPAILDLNLRLGEGTGAALMYPILESAVNFFNEMASFESAGVSDKM, encoded by the coding sequence ATGAAGAAATTTCAGATCAAAGCAGCTCATAGAGAATTGCTTGACGCAATCGATAATAAAATCGATAATAAAACTAAGCCAATCCGTTCTTTAGGGAAACTAGAAGATATGGCACGTAAAGTAGCGATGGTTCAAAATACGCTACAGCCAGAACTTAAAAACCCACATATGTTGATTTTTGCTGCCGATCATGGTATTGCAGAAGAAGGTGTAAGTGCATACCCTTCGGAAGTAACGCAGCAAATGGTACATAATTTCTTGAATGATGGTGCTGCAATCAATGTCTTCAGTCGTCAGAACGATATGAAAATTAAGGTTGTCAACGCTGGTGTTAATCATGATTTCACTCCTAATGATAAGCTTCTTGATTATTCTGTTGGTAAAGGAACAAAAAATATGCTTTATGGAGCAGCCATGAATACCTTAGAATTTTCTGAAGCTATAGATAAGGGTGTTCGCATTATCAATGAACTTCATGAAGAAGGTTGTAATGTTGTTGGTTTTGGTGAAATGGGTATTGGCAATACTTCATCAGCAGCATTATTGATGAGTGCTCTTTGTCATTTACCAATTGAGCAATGTGTTGGTAGAGGAACAGGAGTTACAGATGGACAATTCAAGCACAAACTTCGTATTCTGAAAGCTGCGCAAAGTGCCAATCCTGTAGAAAAAGATAATCCTGTTTCGGTATTGAAAACATTTGGTGGTTTTGAGATCGTGATGATGTGTGGAGCGATGTTAAGAGCCGCTGAGCTTAAGATGTTGATATTGGTAGATGGTTTCATTTCTTCTTCAGCATTCTTAGGTGGTTTTGTTTCTTACCCATACCTAAAAGATTACGCTATTTTCACTCACCAATCAAATGAGAGTGGACATAGAAAAATGTTAGAATATATTGGTGCGCCAGCTATCTTGGACTTGAACCTTAGACTAGGTGAAGGTACAGGTGCGGCTTTGATGTACCCAATTTTAGAATCTGCAGTAAACTTCTTCAATGAAATGGCAAGTTTTGAGTCTGCAGGTGTAAGTGATAAAATGTAA
- a CDS encoding adenosylcobinamide-GDP ribazoletransferase — translation MNREKDIFLTALMFYSRIPIPKWTKYEYKEEYLNKATRYFPIIGWFVGFVAWAVFVITAQYTSETVGVVLSMISSILMTGAFHEDGFADFCDGFGGGWTKERILEIMKDSRTGAYGVVGIMLLLLLKFSLLSSIAEIADINLLLLFFVGGHALSRCFAASFVYTLPYVREDALSKAKPISKQLKRKDLWIAVFFTLIPFALIARIELIALFIPFIIFKLWMRSYLNKWIGGYTGDCLGAIQQVAEIVTYFGFLALLKA, via the coding sequence ATGAACAGGGAGAAAGATATATTCTTAACTGCCCTCATGTTTTATTCTCGTATTCCGATCCCGAAGTGGACAAAGTATGAATACAAAGAAGAATACCTTAATAAAGCCACCCGATACTTTCCAATCATCGGGTGGTTTGTTGGTTTTGTAGCATGGGCAGTTTTTGTGATTACCGCTCAGTACACTTCCGAAACAGTAGGAGTTGTATTATCCATGATTTCAAGTATACTGATGACTGGAGCTTTTCATGAAGATGGTTTTGCTGATTTTTGCGATGGCTTTGGTGGTGGTTGGACAAAAGAGCGCATTCTAGAAATCATGAAGGACAGCCGAACAGGAGCTTATGGCGTAGTTGGAATTATGCTGCTGTTATTGCTTAAGTTTTCATTACTTTCTAGCATTGCTGAAATCGCAGACATCAATCTATTGTTATTATTTTTTGTTGGAGGACATGCCCTAAGCAGATGTTTCGCGGCTTCATTTGTCTATACATTGCCTTACGTTAGAGAAGATGCTCTAAGTAAAGCAAAGCCAATTAGTAAGCAACTCAAACGAAAAGATTTGTGGATTGCAGTCTTTTTCACCCTAATTCCGTTTGCTCTGATTGCTAGAATAGAACTCATAGCTTTGTTTATTCCCTTTATCATTTTCAAACTATGGATGAGATCTTACCTCAACAAATGGATTGGTGGTTATACAGGAGATTGCTTGGGAGCAATTCAGCAAGTAGCTGAAATTGTTACTTACTTTGGTTTTCTAGCATTACTGAAAGCCTAA
- a CDS encoding LOG family protein has product MKTVAIFCGANTGLNPQFVEDTKVLVEELVKNNWRIVYGGGNIGLMGVVADEVLRLGGEIIGVIPENLVVHEVAHRGVEEMHIVKNMLDRKGLIAQLSDAYIALPGGIGTLDEIYEFWVAQKLGERFKPFGILDTHQFYTPFKQLSEQMIAEGFLKASDYERLNFVEEPLKLVSLLENALQ; this is encoded by the coding sequence ATGAAAACAGTTGCCATTTTTTGTGGAGCAAATACAGGACTGAATCCTCAGTTTGTAGAGGATACAAAGGTTTTAGTAGAAGAATTAGTAAAGAACAATTGGCGAATTGTTTATGGTGGAGGAAATATAGGACTTATGGGAGTAGTGGCTGACGAAGTCCTTCGTTTGGGAGGTGAAATCATTGGTGTGATTCCTGAAAATCTTGTAGTGCATGAAGTGGCTCACAGAGGAGTAGAAGAAATGCATATTGTAAAAAACATGCTAGACCGTAAAGGTTTAATTGCTCAGCTTTCAGATGCTTACATTGCTCTTCCTGGAGGTATCGGTACACTAGATGAAATCTATGAATTTTGGGTTGCTCAGAAGCTAGGAGAGCGCTTTAAACCTTTTGGTATTTTAGATACTCACCAGTTTTACACTCCTTTCAAACAATTATCAGAACAAATGATAGCTGAAGGTTTCCTTAAGGCAAGTGACTATGAGCGTCTTAATTTTGTAGAAGAACCTCTAAAGTTAGTCAGTCTTTTAGAAAATGCATTGCAATAA
- a CDS encoding zinc-binding dehydrogenase, translating into MKAYVLQVEGLKLKEINKPLIKSNQVMIATKAISLNPVDYKVTQGTFDLKRPITIGIDVAGEIVEIGDNVSSVKLGDRVCAMVNIFETGSFADFVVVDSEILTILPSDVSYLDASTIPCAGITAYQAIHEKVNIRSGQTVFITAGGGGVGGFAIQFAKQRGATVITSASGDFDRIRELGADYIINYKEEDISTKIMEITQGKGVDYFINSISASDIEKYAAILRFNGSIVGITGIPEKYPFIPFTKAAGISEVALVATYNTNDKDSLREVAKAGEQIAEWISKGEISTNITTEIRFEQIPEALEWFERGKTKGKVVVNKEL; encoded by the coding sequence ATGAAAGCGTATGTACTTCAAGTAGAGGGCTTAAAATTAAAAGAAATCAATAAGCCACTCATAAAGTCAAATCAAGTAATGATTGCTACAAAAGCAATCAGTCTGAACCCTGTTGATTACAAAGTCACTCAAGGAACATTTGACCTCAAAAGACCTATCACCATAGGAATTGACGTTGCTGGAGAAATAGTTGAAATAGGCGATAACGTATCCTCAGTTAAATTAGGAGATAGAGTCTGCGCCATGGTTAATATCTTTGAGACAGGTTCTTTTGCTGACTTTGTGGTTGTTGATAGCGAAATCTTGACAATTCTTCCTTCAGATGTATCATATCTAGATGCTTCTACTATTCCTTGTGCAGGAATTACAGCCTATCAAGCCATTCATGAAAAAGTTAATATCCGCAGTGGACAAACTGTTTTTATAACTGCTGGAGGTGGTGGCGTAGGAGGATTCGCTATTCAGTTTGCAAAACAAAGGGGCGCAACGGTTATTACTTCAGCTAGTGGTGACTTTGATAGAATAAGAGAATTAGGCGCAGATTACATTATTAATTATAAGGAAGAAGATATCTCTACGAAAATCATGGAGATTACCCAAGGAAAAGGAGTTGACTACTTTATCAATAGTATTTCTGCATCGGATATTGAAAAATATGCGGCAATTCTGAGATTCAATGGAAGTATTGTGGGAATCACAGGAATACCTGAAAAATATCCATTTATACCATTTACAAAAGCAGCAGGGATTTCGGAAGTAGCACTTGTTGCTACTTATAATACCAATGATAAAGATAGTTTACGAGAGGTAGCTAAAGCTGGAGAACAAATAGCCGAATGGATTAGTAAAGGTGAAATCTCAACGAATATCACTACAGAAATCCGTTTTGAACAAATTCCAGAAGCTTTAGAATGGTTTGAACGAGGAAAAACGAAAGGAAAAGTTGTTGTCAATAAAGAGCTTTAA
- the kbl gene encoding glycine C-acetyltransferase translates to MFDTLKPKLEQEIAAIKEAGLYKSERVITTPQGAEIKTDKGEEVLNFCANNYLGLSSHPQVIEAAKAAIDSHGYGMSSVRFICGTQDIHKELEKKISEFLGTEDTILYAAAFDANGGVFEPILGPEDAIISDTLNHASIIDGVRLCKAMRYRYIHNDMSDLEKQLQAADEAGAKNKIIVTDGVFSMDGTIAQLDKICDLADKYNALVMTDECHSTGFMGKTGRGVHEHCDVMGRIDIVTGTLGKALGGASGGFTSGRKEIIDILRQRSRPYLFSNTLAPSITGASIAVFDLLSSTTELRDKLEENTLYFREKMTAAGFDIKEGVHPIVPIMLYDAPLSQKFAEKLLERGIYVIGFYYPVVPKGQARIRVQISAAHSRAHLDKAINAFTEVGKELGVLS, encoded by the coding sequence ATGTTTGATACGCTGAAACCTAAGTTAGAGCAGGAAATTGCTGCTATTAAAGAAGCAGGTCTTTACAAAAGTGAAAGAGTTATCACTACACCACAAGGTGCAGAAATTAAAACAGACAAAGGTGAAGAAGTATTGAACTTCTGTGCAAACAATTACCTTGGTCTTTCATCTCATCCACAAGTAATTGAAGCTGCAAAAGCAGCTATTGATAGCCATGGTTATGGAATGTCATCAGTTCGTTTCATTTGTGGTACTCAAGATATCCATAAAGAACTTGAAAAGAAGATTTCAGAATTCTTAGGAACAGAAGACACAATCCTTTACGCAGCTGCATTTGATGCTAACGGAGGTGTTTTTGAGCCTATCTTAGGCCCTGAAGACGCAATTATTTCAGACACCTTGAATCATGCTTCAATCATCGATGGAGTTCGTTTGTGTAAAGCCATGCGATACAGATATATCCATAATGACATGTCTGATCTTGAAAAACAACTTCAAGCAGCAGATGAGGCAGGAGCTAAAAATAAAATCATTGTAACTGATGGTGTATTCAGTATGGATGGTACAATTGCTCAGTTAGATAAAATCTGTGATTTAGCTGACAAGTACAATGCCCTTGTTATGACTGACGAATGCCATAGTACTGGTTTTATGGGTAAAACTGGTAGAGGTGTTCATGAGCATTGTGATGTAATGGGACGTATTGACATCGTGACTGGTACACTAGGTAAAGCACTAGGCGGTGCTTCTGGAGGTTTTACTTCTGGTCGAAAAGAAATCATTGATATTCTTCGCCAACGTTCAAGACCATATTTATTCTCAAATACACTTGCGCCATCCATCACGGGTGCTTCTATTGCTGTATTCGATTTACTTTCTAGCACAACTGAGCTAAGAGATAAATTGGAAGAAAATACGCTTTACTTCCGTGAAAAGATGACAGCTGCAGGCTTTGACATCAAAGAAGGTGTTCATCCAATTGTTCCTATCATGCTTTATGATGCTCCACTATCTCAAAAGTTCGCTGAGAAATTATTGGAAAGAGGAATTTACGTAATTGGATTCTACTACCCTGTTGTACCAAAAGGACAAGCTCGTATTCGTGTTCAGATTTCTGCTGCACATTCTAGAGCGCACTTAGATAAAGCAATAAATGCCTTTACAGAAGTTGGAAAAGAACTTGGTGTTCTTAGCTAA
- a CDS encoding alpha/beta fold hydrolase: MKKIISALVSLFLFTFNLNAQSSDAFKVEVTGKGPSFFLIPGASCGSNVYNQFVEDHQDKFQFHKITLAGYAGNPALEGDTFLPNVTSAISAYIKQHKTDNSILMGHSIGGFISLLLNQNEALIKRVIIIDTLPFLPASINPLATEDNMKAFIHQFVPDYTKMKNADFEAQLIQNLKGMVKSESHIDFIMEEAQHTDKKTMTVSMRELMTTDLRNKLNNIKSEVLVLYPWDSDLSKIYPNFTKERISTVYQTQYSGIENIQLEMIEDARHFLMLDQAEVFSKKVNQFLNKPIAVK, translated from the coding sequence ATGAAAAAAATTATCTCAGCACTCGTTTCATTATTCCTTTTCACTTTCAACCTAAATGCTCAATCTTCAGATGCTTTCAAAGTTGAAGTTACAGGAAAAGGCCCTTCATTCTTTCTAATCCCAGGTGCTTCATGCGGTTCAAATGTCTATAACCAGTTTGTTGAAGACCATCAAGATAAATTTCAGTTTCATAAAATCACATTGGCTGGCTATGCTGGAAACCCTGCCTTAGAAGGAGACACTTTCTTACCAAATGTTACTTCTGCAATCTCGGCATACATCAAACAACATAAAACAGATAACAGTATCTTGATGGGGCATAGCATTGGAGGATTTATTTCATTACTTCTAAACCAAAATGAAGCTCTAATTAAACGAGTAATTATCATAGATACACTTCCTTTTTTACCTGCCTCTATCAATCCATTAGCTACCGAAGATAACATGAAGGCTTTCATTCATCAGTTTGTTCCTGATTATACCAAAATGAAAAACGCTGATTTTGAAGCTCAACTCATACAAAATCTAAAAGGGATGGTAAAAAGTGAATCTCACATCGATTTTATCATGGAAGAAGCACAACATACCGATAAAAAAACGATGACGGTAAGTATGAGAGAACTTATGACTACCGACCTCAGGAACAAACTCAACAATATAAAATCTGAAGTACTGGTTCTTTATCCTTGGGATTCTGATTTGTCGAAAATTTATCCAAACTTCACAAAAGAAAGAATTTCAACAGTATATCAAACGCAATATTCTGGTATTGAGAACATCCAACTCGAAATGATTGAAGATGCTAGACACTTTTTAATGTTAGACCAAGCCGAAGTTTTCTCGAAAAAGGTCAATCAATTTTTAAATAAACCAATCGCTGTGAAATAA